A DNA window from Hemiscyllium ocellatum isolate sHemOce1 chromosome 48, sHemOce1.pat.X.cur, whole genome shotgun sequence contains the following coding sequences:
- the LOC132836858 gene encoding transcriptional and immune response regulator-like — protein MAISLDSEYCYSHRVSPLVYGQLFDSERRKRAAPNIFESVNQAALQRLFERAGDRKAEERARIISTNQGSEEITRALIALRLRKRMKLLQLFHLGRKRLQILSGPR, from the coding sequence atggccatcAGCCTGGACAGCGAGTACTGCTATTCGCACCGAGTCAGCCCTCTGGTCTACGGGCAACTCTTCGACAGCGAGCGTCGCAAGAGAGCGGCCCCGAACATCTTCGAGTCGGTGAACCAAGCGGCGCTGCAGCGCCTGTTCGAGCGAGCAGGAGACAGGAAAGCCGAGGAGAGGGCGAGGATCATTTCCACAAACCAAGGCAGCGAGGAGATCACCCGAGCCCTGATCGCGCTGAGGCTCAGGAAGAGGATGAAACTCCTGCAATTGTTCCACCTCGGCAGGAAACGGCTCCAGATCCTCTCAGGTCCTCGATAG